From one Solanum lycopersicum chromosome 12, SLM_r2.1 genomic stretch:
- the LOC104644967 gene encoding zinc finger BED domain-containing protein RICESLEEPER 1-like, with the protein MKEKFDKYWGDASKMFKMVFIPCVLDPRHKFSTLGFALKKMFGEKGAAIENGVQTYMEALFNEYTHPISNDKSGQFSSTGVDTSISSFVGEFGNFFEELHKHKSEKGGASSKSELVKYLDEETEIEKSDFDVLIWWIVNSPIFSFLSEMARYVLAIPVSSVASECAFSTEGHILDLFRSSLTPRFVQALVCLQDWLRSEPLSISIEEDLDFLEQLEEDFAKLGKELCIDDM; encoded by the exons ATGAAGGAGAAATTTGACAAATATTGGGGTGATGCTTCAAAAATGTTTAAGATGGTTTTCATACCATGTGTTTTGGATCCTCGTCACAAATTTAGTACTCTTGGATTTGCACTTAAGAAGATGTTTGGAGAAAAAGGGGCTGCTATAGAAAATGGTGTGCAAACGTACATGGAAGCTTTGTTTAATGAGTATACACACCCCATTTCAAATGATAAAAGTGGTCAATTTTCTTCAACTGGTGTGGATACTTCTATTTCAAGTTTTGTAGGagaatttggaaatttttttgaggaaTTACATAAACATAAATCTGAAAAGGGAGGTGCAAGTTCAAAGTCAGAATTAGTTAAATATCTTGATGAAGAAACTGAAATTGAAAAATCAGATTTTGATGTATTGATTTGGTGGATAGTTAACTCACctatattttcatttctttctgAGATGGCTCGATATGTGTTGGCTATTCCCGTTTCAAGTGTGGCGTCTGAATGTGCTTTTAGTACTGAAGGGCACATACTTGATTTATTTAGGAGTTCATTAACTCCTAGATTTGTACAAGCTCTAGTGTGCCTTCAAGATTGGCTTCGGAGTGAGCCATTATCCATAAGTATTGAGGAAGATTTAGATTTTCTTGAGCAACTTGAAGAAG ATTTTGCTAAACTTGGAAAAGAACTTTGCATTGATGACATGTAA